In the genome of Oxyura jamaicensis isolate SHBP4307 breed ruddy duck chromosome 13, BPBGC_Ojam_1.0, whole genome shotgun sequence, one region contains:
- the PWWP2A gene encoding PWWP domain-containing protein 2A isoform X3: protein MDFCDPVSWKLKSLKGLVTLWGGVLFGPHGIPVTIFPKREYKDKPEAMQLQSKPFQDEAQVKCESNAAVPDDSSLTQPSEPSLAKSLWTSKPPPLFHEGAPYPPPLFIRDTYNQSIPQPPPRKIKRPKRKMYREEPTSIMNAIKLRPRQVLCDKCKNSVVAEKKEIKKGGNASDSSKYEDNKKRRNESVTTVNKKLKTDHKVDGKSQNESQKRNAVVKVSNIAHSRSRVVKVSAQANTSKAQLNTKKVLQSKNMDHAKAREVLKMAKEKAQKKQSATSSSKNAHSKVHFTRRLQNTSSGSLPPRLRLKPQRYRNEENDSSLKTGLEKIRSGKMATKPQSRCSSTRSAAQRH, encoded by the exons GTTTGGGCCCCACGGAATCCCTGTGACCATATTTCCTAAGAGGGAATACAAGGATAAACCCGAAGCCATGCAGCTCCAAAGTAAACCATTCCAAGACGAGGCACAGGTGAAGTGTGAATCTAATGCTGCAGTCCCTGATGACTCTTCTCTCACGCAGCCATCAGAACCAAGCTTAGCTAAAAGCCTATGGACTTCTAAACCACCTCCTCTCTTTCATGAGGGAGCGCCATATCCTCCTCCTTTGTTTATCAGGGACACATATAACCAGTCAATACCTCAGCCTCCACCCCGGAAAATTAAGCGGCCCAAGCGTAAAATGTATAGGGAGGAACCCACTTCTATCATGAATGCTATCAAACTACGACCCCGGCAGGTCTTATGTGATAAGTGCAAAAACAGTGttgttgcagaaaaaaaggaaataaaaaaaggtgGCAATGCAAGTGACTCTTCAAAATATGAGGATAATAAAAAACGAAGAAATGAAAGCGTGACTACTGTGAATAAAAAACTTAAGACTGACCACAAGGTGGATGGAAAAAGCCAAAATGAAAGCCAGAAAAGGAATGCTGTGGTCAAGGTTTCAAATATTGcccacagcagaagcagagtAGTTAAAGTTTCTGCACAAGCAAATACTTCAAAAGCGcagttaaatacaaaaaaagttCTCCAGAGCAAAAACATGGATCATGCAAAAGCTCGGGAAGTCTTGAAAATGGCCaaagaaaaggcacaaaagAAGCAGAGTGCAACCTCCTCTTCCAAAAATGCACATTCAAAGGTCCACTTCACACGGCGTCTTCAGAACACCAGCTCAGGTTCCCTCCCACCTCGATTGCGTTTAAAGCCACAAAGATATCGGAATGAAGAAAATGACTCTTCTCTCAAGACAGGACTTGAGAAAATACGGAGTGGCAAGATGGCAACTAAGCCGCAGTCTCGCTGCTCCTCCACCCGCTCAGCAG CTCAGAGACACTAG
- the PWWP2A gene encoding PWWP domain-containing protein 2A isoform X2: MDFCDPVSWKLKSLKGLVTLWGGVLFGPHGIPVTIFPKREYKDKPEAMQLQSKPFQDEAQVKCESNAAVPDDSSLTQPSEPSLAKSLWTSKPPPLFHEGAPYPPPLFIRDTYNQSIPQPPPRKIKRPKRKMYREEPTSIMNAIKLRPRQVLCDKCKNSVVAEKKEIKKGGNASDSSKYEDNKKRRNESVTTVNKKLKTDHKVDGKSQNESQKRNAVVKVSNIAHSRSRVVKVSAQANTSKAQLNTKKVLQSKNMDHAKAREVLKMAKEKAQKKQSATSSSKNAHSKVHFTRRLQNTSSGSLPPRLRLKPQRYRNEENDSSLKTGLEKIRSGKMATKPQSRCSSTRSAGEAPSENQSPSKGPEEASSEVQDTSEVHVTDQDEHQTLGKRGSKSNITVYMTLNQKKSDSSSASVCSSDSTDDLKSTNSECSSTESFDFPPGSMHAPSSSSCSSKEEKKLSNSLKMKVFSKKVSKCVTPDGRTICVGDIVWAKIYGFPWWPARILTITVSRKDNGLLVRQEACISWFGSPTTSILGLSQLSPFLENFQSRFNKKRKGLYRKAVTEAAKAAKQLTPEVRALLTQFET; encoded by the coding sequence GTTTGGGCCCCACGGAATCCCTGTGACCATATTTCCTAAGAGGGAATACAAGGATAAACCCGAAGCCATGCAGCTCCAAAGTAAACCATTCCAAGACGAGGCACAGGTGAAGTGTGAATCTAATGCTGCAGTCCCTGATGACTCTTCTCTCACGCAGCCATCAGAACCAAGCTTAGCTAAAAGCCTATGGACTTCTAAACCACCTCCTCTCTTTCATGAGGGAGCGCCATATCCTCCTCCTTTGTTTATCAGGGACACATATAACCAGTCAATACCTCAGCCTCCACCCCGGAAAATTAAGCGGCCCAAGCGTAAAATGTATAGGGAGGAACCCACTTCTATCATGAATGCTATCAAACTACGACCCCGGCAGGTCTTATGTGATAAGTGCAAAAACAGTGttgttgcagaaaaaaaggaaataaaaaaaggtgGCAATGCAAGTGACTCTTCAAAATATGAGGATAATAAAAAACGAAGAAATGAAAGCGTGACTACTGTGAATAAAAAACTTAAGACTGACCACAAGGTGGATGGAAAAAGCCAAAATGAAAGCCAGAAAAGGAATGCTGTGGTCAAGGTTTCAAATATTGcccacagcagaagcagagtAGTTAAAGTTTCTGCACAAGCAAATACTTCAAAAGCGcagttaaatacaaaaaaagttCTCCAGAGCAAAAACATGGATCATGCAAAAGCTCGGGAAGTCTTGAAAATGGCCaaagaaaaggcacaaaagAAGCAGAGTGCAACCTCCTCTTCCAAAAATGCACATTCAAAGGTCCACTTCACACGGCGTCTTCAGAACACCAGCTCAGGTTCCCTCCCACCTCGATTGCGTTTAAAGCCACAAAGATATCGGAATGAAGAAAATGACTCTTCTCTCAAGACAGGACTTGAGAAAATACGGAGTGGCAAGATGGCAACTAAGCCGCAGTCTCGCTGCTCCTCCACCCGCTCAGCAGGTGAGGCCCCTTCAGAAAATCAGAGCCCCTCAAAAGGCCCTGAAGAGGCCAGCAGTGAGGTTCAGGACACAAGTGAAGTGCATGTAACTGATCAGGATGAACACCAGACATTGGGCAAGAGAGGCAGCAAAAGCAATATAACGGTTTACATGACCCTTAATCAAAAGAAATCTGACTCTTCCAGTGCATCAGTTTGTAGTAGTGATAGCACAGATGATTTGAAATCTACCAACTCTGAGTGTAGCTCTACTGAAAGCTTTGATTTTCCTCCAGGCAGCATGCAtgcaccttcctcctcctcctgctcttcaaaggaagagaaaaagctcAGTAATTCCTTGAAaatgaaagtcttttccaaaaAAGTCTCTAAGTGTGTTACACCAGATGGCAGGACCATATGTGTAGGGGACATTGTTTGGGCCAAGATTTATGGCTTCCCTTGGTGGCCAGCCCGTATTCTGACCATAACTGTGAGCCGGAAAGATAATGGCCTTTTAGTTCGACAGGAGGCTTGCATATCGTGGTTTGGGTCCCCAACAACATCTATTCTTGGTCTTTCACAACTATCCCCCTTTTTAGAAAACTTCCAGTCGCGCTTTAATAAGAAGAGAAAGGGTCTTTACCGCAAGGCCGTCACAGAGGCAGCTAAGGCTGCTAAGCAGCTGACTCCCGAAGTTCGGGCCCTGCTGACACAGTTTGAAACGTGA